A region of the Pseudarthrobacter phenanthrenivorans Sphe3 genome:
CCACGCCCTGGATGACCGTGACGCTGCCGAAACGAACTGGCCGGGACGGACTGACCGCGCTTTTCCGTTGCGGTCACTGCTCGATGCCGGGGCAGAGCTGCTGCTGGGCTCTGATGCGCCGGTGGCGCCGCTTGAACCGTGGGCGGCGATGGCTGCCGCAGTCTTGCGGGCGCGCGGGGACGGGCGCGGGCCGTGGCATCCGCAGGAGGCCATCACGCGGGAGCAGGCCCTCTTTGCTTCCGCCCGGGGCCGCTTGGGTGTCCGTGTTGGTGATGCTGCCGACCTGGTCCTCCTCGATGCGGATCCGCTGACTGTGCCGGATGACGTGTTCGCGGCGATGCCGGTGGCGGCCACGCTGCTAGGCGGGCGTTTTACGTACGACGACGGTTTGGCCTAGTTCCTCTCACTTTTCCGCTCCCCTGACTTTGCGGCTCCGCTCACTTTGCCGCTCCGTTCACTTTGCGCGGGCCCTCACCAGGTTGGCGAAGGGAAGCTTTCCGTACTCTGCGATGAACGCTGCATGACAGTCCGCCTCGGCTTTGGAGAGCTGTTCCGCCGGAAGTTCCTTCCACGCGATGACCAGCTTTTCAGCGTCAGCGAGCTGCCAGACCAGGCGGCCGTCCCAGTGCCCCGGCGGCTTGCCCTGCCCGAAGTCGAGGAATTCCTGGATCTGCCGCCTGAGGCCCCGGTTGCCTTTGCTGCCGGGGCCGGCTTTGCCCAGGTAAAGGACCGTTGCGGTGTCCACCCATTCTGTGGCCAGGGCCGCCTCCGGAAGCGAGGGATCCTTCTTCTTGAAGACGCCGGCGGTGCTTTTCTTGAGGAAGCGGGGCTGGAACCCCTCCGGTGCCAGTACTGCGAACAGCCCCGTTCCCTGCGGGATGCGCATGGCGTCCAGCGCGTCGATCGGCCGGAAACCGGAGAAGCCTTCGAGCTTGAGGCCCTTTCTGTCGAACTGCATCCCTTTATTGAACAGCACGGCTGCCGAACAGCCGTGCTGGAAAGCACTATGTGGACAGCTCGGACGGCGGGCAGGTTTGCCTCGGATTATCCACATAGGGCGGGTGGGTGAGTGCGTCGGGACTGGGGTGCTGGAAGGCTGGGGGGATGGTGGCGACGGCGGGAACAGGGCTTGGTGCGGGAGGTGTTGTGAAGGCAGGAGGCGTTCCTGGTCCTTGTGTTGCTGATGTCCTTGCGTTGCTGGCCGCCGTGCCTGTCGCCATGGATAGCCGGGGAAAGATTGACCAGATCAGGGAACTCGAGGACGTGAAATCCGCATTGGCCGCGAAGCAGGCACGCATCGCCGCGGCCCTTGAGGTGCAAAGGCGGCAGGAGCGGGCAGCGGCTGGTGTCCCGGCTGATGAGCAGGGTGCGGGGGTGGGGGCTGAAATAGCGTTGGCCCGCCGGGAGTCCCCATCCCGTGGCGGCACACTCCTGGGATTGGCGAAGGCCTTGACCACAGGGATGCCCCGAACTCTCGCAGCTTTGCAGTCCGGGCAGTTGAATGAATGGCGGGCCACCCTCATCGTGAAGGAAACCGTCTGCCTGTCCCCCGAGGACCGGTGGGCCGTCGACCAGGAACTCGCCGCCGACACCGGAACCTTCGACGGCGCCGGGGATCGGGCCATTGTTGCTGCTGCCCGGGCCGCGGCCTATCGGCGGGATCCGCGGTCTGTCGCTAAACGGTCCAGCCAGGCAGTCACGGAACGAACGGTGAGCCTGCGGCCGGCACCGGACACCATGACCTACCTGACAGCATTACTTCCAGTGGCCCAGGGCGTGGCCGCCTATGCCGCGTTGAGCAGGCATGCGGACACCGTCAAGGCCGGCGGGGATGACCGGTCCCGCGGCGCCGTCATGGCCGATCAGCTCGTCGAACGCGTCACCGGCACCCCGGGCGGGATCAGCGGCGTGGACATCCAGCTCGTCATGAGCGACCGCACCCTGTTCCACGGCGACAGCGAACCGGCCCGGCTCTTCCCACCAGGGCTCCGGCGATTCCTGCAGGTCCGGGACAACGTGTGCCGCACCCCCTATTGCGACGCGCCGATCCGCCACCAGGACCACATCATCCCCTGGCACCAGGACGGCCCCACCACAGCCGGCAACGGCCAAGGCCTCTGCGAAGCCTGCAACCACACCAAAGAAGCGCCCGGCTGGACAGCGCGCACACTGGCCGGACCACGGCGGCGTCATTCAGTGGAACTGCAAACGCCTACCGGCCACACCTATCACTCCACCGCCCCGCCGTTGCCGGGGACGGCCTCCTCCGGCATAGATTGTTCCGCCCCCGTGCCGTCAGGCACGGCCTTGGCTAACACGGATCCGCCTGCCTCCTCCTATGGCACTTAAGCGCGGGCGCCGACGGCATTCCCGGGCAACATAGACGCAGCGGCGGGGCCAAAAGCACCAGGTGGCAGAAGGGAGAGGAAACTCCGCCTGCCCACCCTTCAGCCCAAAAGCGTAGAGTGGCCTAAGACGCCTGATTCTGGACGCCTTGCTGCTGAGGGAGAAATCGTGACGATTGATTGGGACGAGAAAAAGGCCCTGCTACAGGAACCGAACATCGCGAAGGTAACGCAGCTTTGCGATGAATTGATGGAGAAGAAGCCGGGATCTGTCGTCCCCTATATCGACCCGGTGCACGACGAAGATGAGTGCCGCATCGTGAGCCTGCAGGTCAGCCCCGGAAAGGGCACCGAGTCCGGCTTTGTTTCGCACTACAACGACGACGAGGCCGCACGCCGCGCCACGCAGATTTACGAACTCGCGGAGCTGGACCCCCGGTACGTGATGCCCTGGAACGCCTACCCCTGGGTGCGGGACCCGGATATGCCGTCAGCGCTGAACGTGCAGGAAAAGACTGATGGCCTGCGTCCCTTCCGGCAGTTCCTCAAGATCAATTCCCGGGTATCGGCCATCATCGCGCACGGCACCGATGCTTCCACCTTCCTCACCCTCTTCGAGAAGACCTACCACCAGCCGTTGAAGAACAGCGGCATCAAGGTCTACAAGGCCACGGCGCTGGGGGGACGCGCTTTCGCCGTCTCCGAGGCGAAGCAGGAAGAACTCCTGGCCAAGAGCGTGGAGATCTACAAGGACGCCATGCAGCGGGCGGGCATCCAGCACCTCTGAGACCTGGTGCCGCGGATGGATGTACTGGACTGGTTGCTCGATTCCGATCCTGCTGTCCGCTGGCAGGTCCTGCGCGACCTTGCCGTCGCTTCACCCGAAGAGGTTGCTGCCGAACGGAAGCGGGTTGCGACCCATAGCTGGGGTGCAAGGCTGCTGGCACTGCAGGAAGCAGGCGGCCAATGGGACGGCGGAACATACTGGCCGTCCCACGACGACGACCCTGAGGGTCAGCCGTGGACGGCAACGACATACACCCTGCTGCTCCTGCGTGAGTTCGGGCTGGACCCGGCGAGCCAGGAGGCCCGCCACGCAATCAGCCTGGTCAAGGCCAACAGCCGCTGGGAAGAAGGGGGCCAGCCCTTTTTCGAGGGTGAGGTGGAACCCTGTATCAACGGCATGACCGTGGCACTCGGCGCCTACTTCGGGGAGGACGTGGACGCCGTCGTGGATCGGCTCGCCGGTGGGCAGTTGGCCGACGGCGGCTGGAACTGCGATGTGGAGCGGGGCTCCACACGTTCGTCCTTCCACACCACTATCTGCGTCCTTGAGGGCCTGCTCGAGCACGAACGGGCGACTGGCGGAACAAGCAGTTCCAGGGAAGCACGGCGCCGGGGCGAGGAATACCTGCTCAAGCGTTCCCTGCTGAGGAGGGAGTCCACAGGTGCAGTGATCAGCGATGACTGGCTGAAGTTTTCCTTCCCCACCCGCTGGTACTACGACGTACTCCGCGGGCTCGACTACTTCCGTGCCGCGGGTGAACTCCCAGGTGAAACGGCCGGCGCTCCCGACAAGCGCCTCGCCGAAGCAGTGGGCATCGTCCGTTCCAAGCAACAGCGGGACGGCACCTGGCTGCTGGAAAACACCCATCCCGGGAAGGTGCACTTCGCGCTTGAGGCCGGGGACGGCGAGCCCAGCAGGTGGAACACCCTCCGCGCCCTCAGGGTCCTGCGGTGGTACGGGCCTTCCTAGCCCGTCTCAGCCTTCCAGCAGCCGCCGCCGGTGCTTCAACTCCTTGACCCATGCCCTGGTGACCGGACCGGAAAACGGCGAGCCGCCGTCGTCGGCACTCTTTGCATGACTCCCGTTCAGGCCCCGGAATGCTGTCCCCGCCTCCAGATCGGCAATGAGGGGACCCGTCGCCTTCAAGGCGAGGTCCAGTACCTGGGCAGCGGCCCGCTCGGTCAGGCCGAGCTGCGTGGCCCAGCCCAGGAAGTGGCGGCGCGAGATCCCGGTCCGTTTTCCGTCCAGGGTCAGCGCAAGCGTCTTGTCGCCGTAAACCACTGTGGAGGGGATGTCGTACACGGGTGCGATGGTCCACTCCCCATGGGGTTGCTGGACCATGGACACGTTCTTGGCGTGCAGGTCCCCGTTGCCGGTCAGCCAGGCAAAGGCACCCTGGATGGCGAGGTTCCGCAGGGCGGGTAGTGGCGCGGCGCAGTGGGAAGCCAGCGCACGGCAGACATCGCTGTAACCCACGTTGTACTTGTCCGCCGGGTAAAGCTTGAGCACCTGCGCCGCGTCCTCAACGGCCAGCCGCCGCACGCCTTCCGGAGCCCCTGGCTCCGGAAGGCGGTCGAAACGCTCCACCAGCAGTCCGGGCCGGCCCGCGATGTCCCGGATGAGCCGGACCCGGCCCAGGGGGATCCGGAGCTTGGCCGCGTACCGGAACATCACCAGCTCGTTTTCCACTACGTGCGGGAATTCCGGCGCGTTGAGTTTCAGGATGAACTGGTGTCCCGTCCCCGTCACCGGCACTGAAATCATGCCGGCTGACATCTTGTCCTGCACCCCCGCCAGTGCCACCGGGTCAATCAGGTCAGGGTCGCCAAGAAGCTGGTCGAAGTCCACCGGTTGCCTCGGATCGAGCGGGACGGCGTGATCATCCGGCCCCAACGGCTCGCCGTGCCCCACGATCTGCACGTCGCCTACGGGGTTTGCACCGGCCGCGATGAGAAGGGAAAGGTCGTCGTCAGCGCTGGTTTTGATGGAGCGCCGCAGTGCGTTGAGGCGCCGGCCTTCCGGCAGGAGACCAGTGAAATAAGGCGGCGCCGCCCCTGCGGCGGAGAGGACCGGCCCGCTGCTGAGCGGCAGGGAAGTGGCGACGGCGGGTCCCCCGGCTTGGAGGTAGGCGGGTAGGTAGCTGAAGCGCGTGCCGCCATCGTGCCGCTCGAGCCGCGCGGCCAGCACTCCTGCCTTGTAAATATCGGCGATGCGGTGCCTCACAGGTGGGCACCCTTTTCAGCGGAGGGCCCTGGGAGCGCGCGGACGGCTCCGCTGGTCCGTGGGGTGAGCTGCAGCTCGAGTCCCAGCGTCTCAAGGACGGCAACGAGCGAATCCAGCTGGATGCT
Encoded here:
- a CDS encoding uracil-DNA glycosylase family protein is translated as MTIDWDEKKALLQEPNIAKVTQLCDELMEKKPGSVVPYIDPVHDEDECRIVSLQVSPGKGTESGFVSHYNDDEAARRATQIYELAELDPRYVMPWNAYPWVRDPDMPSALNVQEKTDGLRPFRQFLKINSRVSAIIAHGTDASTFLTLFEKTYHQPLKNSGIKVYKATALGGRAFAVSEAKQEELLAKSVEIYKDAMQRAGIQHL
- a CDS encoding prenyltransferase/squalene oxidase repeat-containing protein; the encoded protein is MDVLDWLLDSDPAVRWQVLRDLAVASPEEVAAERKRVATHSWGARLLALQEAGGQWDGGTYWPSHDDDPEGQPWTATTYTLLLLREFGLDPASQEARHAISLVKANSRWEEGGQPFFEGEVEPCINGMTVALGAYFGEDVDAVVDRLAGGQLADGGWNCDVERGSTRSSFHTTICVLEGLLEHERATGGTSSSREARRRGEEYLLKRSLLRRESTGAVISDDWLKFSFPTRWYYDVLRGLDYFRAAGELPGETAGAPDKRLAEAVGIVRSKQQRDGTWLLENTHPGKVHFALEAGDGEPSRWNTLRALRVLRWYGPS
- a CDS encoding type II toxin-antitoxin system HipA family toxin, whose amino-acid sequence is MRHRIADIYKAGVLAARLERHDGGTRFSYLPAYLQAGGPAVATSLPLSSGPVLSAAGAAPPYFTGLLPEGRRLNALRRSIKTSADDDLSLLIAAGANPVGDVQIVGHGEPLGPDDHAVPLDPRQPVDFDQLLGDPDLIDPVALAGVQDKMSAGMISVPVTGTGHQFILKLNAPEFPHVVENELVMFRYAAKLRIPLGRVRLIRDIAGRPGLLVERFDRLPEPGAPEGVRRLAVEDAAQVLKLYPADKYNVGYSDVCRALASHCAAPLPALRNLAIQGAFAWLTGNGDLHAKNVSMVQQPHGEWTIAPVYDIPSTVVYGDKTLALTLDGKRTGISRRHFLGWATQLGLTERAAAQVLDLALKATGPLIADLEAGTAFRGLNGSHAKSADDGGSPFSGPVTRAWVKELKHRRRLLEG
- a CDS encoding HNH endonuclease, with product MVATAGTGLGAGGVVKAGGVPGPCVADVLALLAAVPVAMDSRGKIDQIRELEDVKSALAAKQARIAAALEVQRRQERAAAGVPADEQGAGVGAEIALARRESPSRGGTLLGLAKALTTGMPRTLAALQSGQLNEWRATLIVKETVCLSPEDRWAVDQELAADTGTFDGAGDRAIVAAARAAAYRRDPRSVAKRSSQAVTERTVSLRPAPDTMTYLTALLPVAQGVAAYAALSRHADTVKAGGDDRSRGAVMADQLVERVTGTPGGISGVDIQLVMSDRTLFHGDSEPARLFPPGLRRFLQVRDNVCRTPYCDAPIRHQDHIIPWHQDGPTTAGNGQGLCEACNHTKEAPGWTARTLAGPRRRHSVELQTPTGHTYHSTAPPLPGTASSGIDCSAPVPSGTALANTDPPASSYGT